A region from the Pseudopipra pipra isolate bDixPip1 chromosome 8, bDixPip1.hap1, whole genome shotgun sequence genome encodes:
- the LOC135417947 gene encoding zona pellucida sperm-binding protein 4-like isoform X2: protein MGVVGRSGAALGAVLFWVFLGPVALVMGAHSVFSDPTLLICGQESLQLTLPLGWEGNASLVLTTWDTEGKAHALQNDSDCGLLVSETPDGSRKVLVSYTGCYIFEWNGHYLLLVGLEGRDAAGQKVLHEETLLRCPVDLPALDAPSSSVCLAVPSQDRLPCASLPVSQGNCEARGCCYDPRDRVNPCYFGNTVTAHCTPDGQFSIAVSRDVTLPPIALDSVQLASGHSTGCVPTVKNHAFVVYQFPLSACGTTFQVTGDQAIYENELVASRDVKTASLGSVTRDSTFRLHVRCSYSTSGSTIPLSVQVFTLPPLPAVSQPGPLSLELRVASDGSYTSYYTDSDYPIVKTLRDPVYAEVKILQRTDPDLILVLHHCWATPTTNPQQQLQWPVLVDGCPYAGDNYQTQLVPLNFASGLLFPSHYQRFTLYTFTFMDSTSQEKLSGLVYLHCSASVCHRSVQESCTSTCPARTRGKRSAEHHFQEGASHVSSKGPVIFLQDDLRWGTAKGGLGAAVHAAAPWALGFAAVAIGAVLCMVLVAAVLWQRKVSANEISGLQ from the exons ATGGGTGTTGTAGGACGgtctggggctgcattgggtGCTGTGCTTTTCTGGGTGTTTCTTGGTCCCGTAGCTTTGGTTATGGGGGCTCATAGTGTTTTTTCTGATCCCACCCTGCTGATTTGTGGCCAAGAAAGCTTACAGCTCACGTTAcctctgggctgggaagggaatgCTTCATTGGTGCTGACTACTTGGG ACACTGAGGGGAAGGCACATGCTCTGCAGAATGACTCTGACTGTGGGCTGTTGGTATCCGAGACTCCAGATGGCTCCAGGAAAGTATTGGTTTCTTATACTGGCTGTTATATCTTTGAATGG AATGGCCATTACCTTCTGCTGGTTGGGCTTGAAGGAAGAGATGCTGCTGGGCAAAAGGTTCTTCATGAAGAGACGCTGCTCAGGTGCCCTGTGGACCTTCCTG ccctAGATGCTCCAAGCAGTAGTGTCTGTTTGGCCGTTCCCAGCCAGGACCGGCTGCCGTGTGCCTCCTTACCTGTCAGCCAGGGAAACTGTGAAGCGCGAGGCTGCTGCTATGACCCTAGAGACAGGGTAAATCCTTGCTACTTTGGTAACACAG TGACAGCTCATTGCACACCAGATGGCCAGTTTTCCATTGCTGTTTCTCGGGATGTGACCCTGCCACCCATTGCCCTGGACTCTGTGCAACTGGCCAGTGGACACAGTACTGGCTGTGTTCCTACTGTGAAAAACCATGCATTTGTTGTGTACCAGTTCCCACTCTCTGCCTGTGGCACCACTTTTCAG GTGACTGGAGACCAGGCCATATATGAGAATGAGTTGGTGGCATCCAGGGATGTGAAAACTGCAAGCCTTGGCTCTGTCACTAGGGATAGCACTTTCAG GTTACATGTCCGTTGTAGTTATTCCACCAGTGGGAGCACCATTCCCTTGAGTGTTCAAGTCTTCACATTGCCACCActccctgctgtgtcccagccaGGTCCTCTGTCCTTGGAGCTGCGTGTTGCCTCAG ATGGAAGTTATACTTCCTACTATACTGACAGTGACTATCCTATTGTGAAGACTCTGAGAGACCCTGTTTATGCAGAAGTCAAAATCCTTCAGAGAACAGACCCAGACCTGATTTTAGTTCTGCACCACTGCTGGGCCACACCAACTACCAATCCCCAGCAACAGCTGCAGTGGCCTGTTTTGGTGGATGG GTGCCCTTATGCAGGGGACAACTATCAGACACAACTGGTGCCTCTGAATTTTGCCTCAGGACTACTGTTCCCCTCTCATTACCAGCGTTTCACCCTCTACACGTTCACCTTTATGGACTCCACTTCCCAAGAGAAGCTCTCTGGGCTG GTGTACCTTCACTGCAGTGCTTCAGTGTGCCACCGATCTGTACAGGAGTCCTGCACCTCCACTTGCCCTGCTAGAACCA GGGGTAAAAGGAGTGCTGAGCATCACTTTCAGGAAGGTGCCTCCCATGTCTCCAGCAAAGGCCCTGTGATTTTCCTCCAGGATGATCTAAGATGGGGCACAGCTAAGGGTGGCCTTG GAGCAGCTGTGCATGCTGCAGCCCCCTGGgctctgggttttgctgctgtGGCAATCGGGGCAGTTCTGTGTATGGTCCTTgtagctgctgtgctgtggcaaAGGAAGGTGTCAGCAAATGAAATCAGTGGACTGCAATAA
- the LOC135417947 gene encoding zona pellucida sperm-binding protein 4-like isoform X1, which produces MLKPLLLSSLSVDTEGKAHALQNDSDCGLLVSETPDGSRKVLVSYTGCYIFEWNGHYLLLVGLEGRDAAGQKVLHEETLLRCPVDLPALDAPSSSVCLAVPSQDRLPCASLPVSQGNCEARGCCYDPRDRVNPCYFGNTVTAHCTPDGQFSIAVSRDVTLPPIALDSVQLASGHSTGCVPTVKNHAFVVYQFPLSACGTTFQVTGDQAIYENELVASRDVKTASLGSVTRDSTFRLHVRCSYSTSGSTIPLSVQVFTLPPLPAVSQPGPLSLELRVASDGSYTSYYTDSDYPIVKTLRDPVYAEVKILQRTDPDLILVLHHCWATPTTNPQQQLQWPVLVDGCPYAGDNYQTQLVPLNFASGLLFPSHYQRFTLYTFTFMDSTSQEKLSGLVYLHCSASVCHRSVQESCTSTCPARTRGKRSAEHHFQEGASHVSSKGPVIFLQDDLRWGTAKGGLGAAVHAAAPWALGFAAVAIGAVLCMVLVAAVLWQRKVSANEISGLQ; this is translated from the exons ATGTTAAAGCCACTGCTGCTGTCTTCTCTTTCTGTAGACACTGAGGGGAAGGCACATGCTCTGCAGAATGACTCTGACTGTGGGCTGTTGGTATCCGAGACTCCAGATGGCTCCAGGAAAGTATTGGTTTCTTATACTGGCTGTTATATCTTTGAATGG AATGGCCATTACCTTCTGCTGGTTGGGCTTGAAGGAAGAGATGCTGCTGGGCAAAAGGTTCTTCATGAAGAGACGCTGCTCAGGTGCCCTGTGGACCTTCCTG ccctAGATGCTCCAAGCAGTAGTGTCTGTTTGGCCGTTCCCAGCCAGGACCGGCTGCCGTGTGCCTCCTTACCTGTCAGCCAGGGAAACTGTGAAGCGCGAGGCTGCTGCTATGACCCTAGAGACAGGGTAAATCCTTGCTACTTTGGTAACACAG TGACAGCTCATTGCACACCAGATGGCCAGTTTTCCATTGCTGTTTCTCGGGATGTGACCCTGCCACCCATTGCCCTGGACTCTGTGCAACTGGCCAGTGGACACAGTACTGGCTGTGTTCCTACTGTGAAAAACCATGCATTTGTTGTGTACCAGTTCCCACTCTCTGCCTGTGGCACCACTTTTCAG GTGACTGGAGACCAGGCCATATATGAGAATGAGTTGGTGGCATCCAGGGATGTGAAAACTGCAAGCCTTGGCTCTGTCACTAGGGATAGCACTTTCAG GTTACATGTCCGTTGTAGTTATTCCACCAGTGGGAGCACCATTCCCTTGAGTGTTCAAGTCTTCACATTGCCACCActccctgctgtgtcccagccaGGTCCTCTGTCCTTGGAGCTGCGTGTTGCCTCAG ATGGAAGTTATACTTCCTACTATACTGACAGTGACTATCCTATTGTGAAGACTCTGAGAGACCCTGTTTATGCAGAAGTCAAAATCCTTCAGAGAACAGACCCAGACCTGATTTTAGTTCTGCACCACTGCTGGGCCACACCAACTACCAATCCCCAGCAACAGCTGCAGTGGCCTGTTTTGGTGGATGG GTGCCCTTATGCAGGGGACAACTATCAGACACAACTGGTGCCTCTGAATTTTGCCTCAGGACTACTGTTCCCCTCTCATTACCAGCGTTTCACCCTCTACACGTTCACCTTTATGGACTCCACTTCCCAAGAGAAGCTCTCTGGGCTG GTGTACCTTCACTGCAGTGCTTCAGTGTGCCACCGATCTGTACAGGAGTCCTGCACCTCCACTTGCCCTGCTAGAACCA GGGGTAAAAGGAGTGCTGAGCATCACTTTCAGGAAGGTGCCTCCCATGTCTCCAGCAAAGGCCCTGTGATTTTCCTCCAGGATGATCTAAGATGGGGCACAGCTAAGGGTGGCCTTG GAGCAGCTGTGCATGCTGCAGCCCCCTGGgctctgggttttgctgctgtGGCAATCGGGGCAGTTCTGTGTATGGTCCTTgtagctgctgtgctgtggcaaAGGAAGGTGTCAGCAAATGAAATCAGTGGACTGCAATAA